The window CGTCCACGACGATGAGCGAGACGTGGATGCCCGCGGGCCAGAGGCTGCGCGCGGTGGACTCGGCGAGGCTGCGCTGGGCGGCCTTCGCCGCGGCGAAGGCAGCGCTCTTCGGGCCCCCACGCTTCGAGGCCGTGGCGCCGATGAAGACGATGCTGCCGCGGCCGCGGCGCTTCATCCCGGGGATGACGCGCTGGCAGGCGACGAGCGGCCCGAGCGCGTTGATGCGCCAGGCGCTCTCGAAGTCCGCGGGGCTCACCTCCTCCACGCTGCCCCACACGCCCGAGCCCGCGTTGAGCACCAGCACCTCCACCTCGCCGAGCTCGCGCTCGATGGACGCGAAGGTGCTCTCGAGCGCCGCCGGGTCGCTCGCGTCGCAGGCGTAGGCGCGCGCGTGCGGCAGCTCCTTCGCGAGTGCCTGCGAGAAGTCCGTGCTGCGCGCGAGCAGCGCGACCGCGTGGCCCTCCTTCGCGAAGCGCCGCGCGAGCGCTGCGCCGTTGCCCGGACCCACGCCCACCACCACACAGACCGGCCTGTCGTTCGCCATGGCGACTCTCCCTGCGAGGAGCTCGCGCCACTGCTACCGGCCTCGCCTCCGGGCAGCAAGCCGAAGTGCGCCACTCAGTCCAGCCACCCGCGCCAGGAGGCCCAGAAGCGGTCGCCGTAGTGGCGCGCGAGGAGGCCCGCGGCGAGGCCCTGGACGAGCGCCCCGAGCAGCACCAGGCCGAGCGAGGGCGTCTCCAGCTGCAGCGCGCCTACGACGCCGCCCAGTGCGCCCGCGACGAAGCCGCACGCGAAGCGCACCCGCAGCTCGTACGCGTTCGGGGTGACGCTGTCGTTGCGCAGGGCCATGGGTGCCGTCCCTAGAGCCCCAGGCCCAGGTGCAGGGCGAGCCTTACCACGCCGCACACCGCGAGCAGCGCCACCGGGTTCACCGTCTCGAAGCGGATGAGCGTCATCGCCGTCACGGCGGCGAGCGAGAGCCCCACGCCCGTCTTCATCGTCTGCCCCAGCGTGAGGGCCGCGGCGAGCATCAGCCCCACCACGGCCGGGGTGAGGCCGCGCAGCGCCGCGCGCACCCAGCGCCGCGAGCGCACGCGGGTGAGCCACGCGGAGAGCGCCACCACCAGCAGGAAGGGCGGGGTGAGGATGGCGAGCGTGGCCACCAGCGCGCCGGCGAGCCCCTCCTTCACGTAGCCGAGGAAGGTGGCCATCAGCAGCACGGGGCCGGGAGTGAGCTTGCCCACGGCCACCGCGTCCGCGAACTGCCGCTCGGTGATGAGCGCGGTGTCCACCAGCTCGCGGTGCAGTGCCGGGATGATGGCGAAGCCGCCGCCGTACGCGCCCAGCCCGATGCGAAAGAAGATGACCGCCATCGGCAGCAGCACCATCAGCGCGCCGGGCAGCAGGCTGCCCGCGGGCAAGAGCCACAGCATCCCGGGAGGGCGCGGTGGCGAGGCTGGCTCCCGGGGCGCCGCGCTCTCGGCGCTCTCGGGGCCGGCGGCGTGCTGCAGGGTGCCGCCCTCGTCCGGCAGGCCCACCTGGGGCGCGGGCTGGAAGCGCTTGCGCCCGAAGCGCAGGAGCCGCGCGCGCTCGATGCCCAGGTCCCAGCCCAGCCCTCCGGCGATGCCGAGGAAGGCCACCTCCAGCGGGCCTGCCTGGCCCACCAGGGTGAGCAGCAGCGCGAGCGCGACCACGCCCATCTGCCACAGCCGCACCACGCTGGTGCGCGCCATCTTCACCGTGATGGCGCCGATGACGCCCACCACCGCGGCGTTGAGCCCGGCGAGGAAGGCGTCCGCGTGCGGCAGGGCGCCGAAGTGCACGTACGCCCACGCGAGCAGCCCGATGCTCAGCGCCCCCGGCAGCACGAAGCCCCCGTACGTCACCGCCGCGCCGCGCACCCCGTGGAAGCGCAGGCCCACCTGGGCGAGCGTGTTGGTGGCGGCGCCCCCGGGCAGCATCTGCGCGATGGTGGCCGTGTTGGCGAACTCCTTCGGGGTGAGCCAGCCGTGGCGCGCCACCACCAGCGACTCGATGATGGCCAGCACGCTCACCCCGCCGCCGAAGCCGACGAGCCCGAGGTAGAGGCTGAGCCGCAGCAGCTCGCCGAGCGAGGGGCGCGGCCGCGCCTTGGACGCGGGTGGGAGGGGGACAGGAGGCGTCGGCGCCGTCATCGGTGCCATTGATGGCACGCGCCGGCTGCCCGGGCGAGCGCCGCAGCGCGCCCGCTGCTCCCGGGCGAACGCTCCCGGGCCCGCAGACTGCGCTACTCGCCCGCGCGCCCCAGCAGGAAGGCCACGAGCAGCAGCGTGAGGACCACGCCGGTGATGCGGGTGAAGGTGCGGTCGCCCTGGCGCTGGAAGAGCACGAGCGAGAGCGCCACGCGCATGACGGGCGTCGCGATGAGCAGCAGCAGCCCCACCATCACGAAGGCCTGGCCGCTCGCGGCCGCCGCGCCCGCGAGCACCTCGGAGAGCGTGTGCACGCTGTGCTCGGGGCTGGTGAGGCGCTGCAGGGACTCGGCGCTGGAGAGGTAGTCCGGGTGGTGCACGAAGGAGAGCACCATGCCGCTCACCACGAAGGCGAGGCTGAGCAGCACCCCGGAGCGCAGCAGCCCGCTGATGAGCAGCTCCGCCCCCAGCGCCGTGTCCGCCACCTCGGCGGGCGCCGCCTGCACCGCGCCCGCCTCCCCCTCCACCTGCACCTCGGGACTCACCTCGCTCACGCGCGCACCCCCTTGAACAGCATCTGCGCGGACACCACCAGCAGCACCGCGACGAAGATCTGCCGCAGCCGCCGGTTCTGCAGCTTGCCCAGCATGCGCGAGCTCGCGGTCGCCCCCAGCACGATGCCCGCCGAGACGGGCCCCGCGATGAAGGGGTCGATGTCGCCGCGCGCGAAGTACACCCCGGCGCTCGCCGCCGCCGTCACGCCGATCATGAAGTTGCTCGTGGCGGTGCTCACCTTGATGGGCAGGCGCATGGCGAGGTCCATCGCCGGCACCTTCAGCGCCCCCGAGCCGATGCCCAGCAGCCCCGACACCGTGCCCGCCACGTACATGAGGCCCAGCCCCGTGCGCGCGCCCGTCACCTGGTAGGGCACCTCGCGCCCCTCGCTCTCGTCCCAGTAGCTGCCGTGCAGCCCGAGCCGGTCGCTCAGGTCGTCCGCCGGCACCGGCGCATCCAGGTCCCCGCGCGAGCGCAGCATGACGAGCGCGCTGTAGCCCATCACCACGCCGAAGATGAGGAAGAGCCAGCGCCCGCTCACGATGCCCGCGAGGAAGGCACCGGTGAGCGCGCCGGACACGGTGGCCAGCTCCAGGAACATCGCCACGCGCAGGTTCGCCATGCGCTCGCGCACGTAGGCGGCCGCGGCGCCGCTGGAGGTCGCGATGACCGAGACGATGGAGGCCCCGACCGCGTAGCGGATGTCCACACCGAGCGCCAAGGTGAGCACGGGTACGAGGATGAGTCCGCCGCCCAGGCCCAGCAGCGCGCCGAGCGCCCCCGAGCCGAGGGAGACGACGAAGAGGGTGAGCGCGAAGAGCAGAGGCGTCATGCAGTTCGCGCCATCCTGGCGACGTGCCAACGGGGCAGCAAGGAAGGCCTCTGGCTCGGCTCCTCGGTTGCCCCGGTGGGTGCGCGTGCTCCCGGCACCTACCTCCCTGTGTCGCCGTGCGGCGCGAATCCTCCGGCGCGCGCCCGGGCTCACACGGAAAAGGGCAGCGGCATGGCGCTGCGGCCCCCACCTCCTGGAGCTCTCCGTCCCCGTGCTCGCACTCGGCCTCTCGCTCGCTGTCCTCATGGGCCTCTCCCTCGGCCTGCTCGGCGGGGGCGGCTCCATCCTCACCGTCCCCATCTTCGTGTACGTGCTCGGCTTTCCCGCGAAGGAGTCCATCGCGATGGGGCTCGCGGTGGTGGGCACGACGAGCCTCGTCGGCGCGGCGCTGCACGGGCGCGCGGGCAACGTGCACCTGCGGGCGGCGCTCGCGTTCGGCGGGCTCGCAATGGCGGGCACCTGGCTGGGCGCGCGCCTCTCCGCGCACGTCCCGGGCACGCTGCAGCTGGTGGCCTTCGCCGCGGTGATGCTGGTGGCCGCGCTCCTCATGCTGCGCAGCGCAGGCCCGAAGCCCACCGCGGAGGCGGAGCGCGCGCCCGCGCGGCGCAGCCTCCCGCTCACGGCCGCGGTGAGCCTCGCGGTGGGACTGCTCACCGGGCTGGTGGGCGTGGGCGGCGGCTTCCTCATCGTCCCGGCGCTGGTGCTCTTCGCGGGGCTGCCCATGAAGCAGGCGGTGGGCAGCAGCCTGCTGGTCATCGCCCTCAACGCCTTCGTGGGCTTCGCGGGCTACCTCGGCCAGGTGCAGGTGCCGTGGGCGCTGCTGGGCGGGTTCACCCTGCTCGCGGCGGTGGGCATCGGGGTGGGGACTGCGCTCGTGCGCTTCGTCTCCCAGGCAGCCCTCAAGCGCGCCTTCTCCCTCTTCCTCGTGCTGATGGGCGCCTTCATCCTCTTCAAGAACCGCGCGGTGCTCACCGGCTCCGGTGCGCCGCCCGTCACCGCCGCGGCCGCCGCGGCCCGGCGTTAGAGCCTTCACGCGAAGCGAGGTCCTCCCCCATGACCCAGTTCCTCCCCTCCCTCCTCGGCGGCGTGCTCATCGGGCTCTCCGCCTCGCTGCTCCTCCTCTTCAACGGCCGCATCGCCGGCATCAGCGGCATCGCGGGCGGCCTGCTCGCTCCGGCGCGCGGCGAGGTGGGCTGGCGCCTCGCCTTCGTCGCAGGCCTGGTGGGCGGCGGCCTGCTGGTGCGCGCACTGATGCCCGGTGCGTTCGGCAATGCCGCGGCCGCAGCGCCCTCGGCCGGGCTCGTCGTGCTCGCGGGGCTGCTGGTGGGCTTCGGCACCCGGCTGGGCAACGGCTGCACCAGCGGCCACGGCGTGTGCGGGCTGAGCCGCGGCGCGACCCGCTCGCTCGCCGCGACGCTCACCTTCGTGGCCACCGGGATGCTCGCCGTCTTCCTCGTGCGCCAGCTGTCCGGAGGTGCCCTGTGAAGGCGCTGCTCGCGGCGCTCGGCGCGGGCCTCGTCTTCGCGCTGGGCCTCGGCCTGGGCGGGATGACCGACCCCGCGCGGGTGCGCGGCTTCCTCGACGTGACGGGCGCGTGGGACCCCAGCCTCGCCTTCGTGATGGGCGGCGCGCTGGGCACGCACGCGCTCCTGCGCCGGCTCATCCTGCGCACCCGCGCGCGGCCCCTGCTGGCCCCGGCCTTCCCCGACCTCTCGCACACCCGCGTGGACGCGCGGCTGCTCGGGGGCGCGGCCATCTTCGGCGTCGGCTGGGGGCTCGTCGGCTACTGCCCCGGCCCCGCCTTCACCGCGCTCGCGACCGGCGCGCCGGTGGCGCTGCTCTTCGTGGGCGCGATGCTGGCTGGGATGCTGCTCTTCCGCCTCTGGGAGCGCCGCTCGGCGCGGGCCTGATCAGACCGTGGGGACCGCGCGCGCGAGCGCCTGGCGCACGGCGGCGCGCACCTGGGCGGGCACCTCGTCGCCCGGGATGCGGCGGCAGAGGGAGACGGTGCTCTTGAGGGCGTCGCACGCGGCGGCGCACCGAGGGCAGCGCGAGAGGTGCTCCTCGAGGCGCACGCAGGCGGCCTGGTCGATCTCCTGCGCCGCGTAGGCCGCGAGCTCCTGGGCGAGCTCCGGGCAGCCGGCGCCCGGCGCATCCTCGCCGCGCTCGCCCAGCAGCGTGCTCAGGTTCTCGCGCAGCTGCAGTCGCGCGCGGTGCAGCCGGCTCTTGAGCGCGCGCACCTCGATGCCCACCACCTGCGCGGCCTCCTCCGCGGAGAGCCCCTCCACGTCGCGCAGGACGAGCGTCTCGCGCGCCGGCTCCGGCAGCGCGAGGATGGCCGCCTGCAGCACCTCGCCCATCTGCCGCGCGTGGGCGCGCGCGTCCGGGCCGCCCTCGTGCGCCGGCACCTGCTGCGCGTCCGGCGCATCGAGCGGCTGCAGCTCCTTCGGCGCGCCCGCGCGAGGGCGCCGCGCGCGCAGGCAGTGCGTGCGCGCGAGCGTGTAGAGCCAGGTGGACAGCTCCGCGTCGCCGCGGAACGCGTGCAGGCCCCGGAAGGCCGCGAGCAGCGTCTCCTGCAGCACCTCCTTCGCGTCCTCCTCGGAGCCGCACATGCGCAGGCCGAAGCGGTACACCTGCTTCTCGTGGCGCGCGAGCAGCTCCTCGAGCGCCCGGGAGTCGCCCGCCTTCGCTGCCTCGATGAGCTCGCGCTCGCTGCGCTTCATCCGGCCTTCCGCGCCACCAGCTGCACCACCGCGGCGCGGCCCGTGTGCAGGCGGCCCTCGCGCACGTCGCGCTCGAGCTCGTGCAGCGTGAGCAGCTCCAGCCCCGCAAAGTCCTCGCGCAGCTGCGCCGGCGTGTAGAGCAGCTCGGCCACGGGCGGCCCGCCGGTGCCGCGGCCCAGCTGCGCCGGGGTGTAGGCCTCGAGCAGCACGAGCCCGCCCGGGCGCAGGCCCTGCACCACCTCGCGGTGCACTCGGCTGCGCAGCGGCGGGGGCAGGTGGCAGAAGATGCACACCACGGCGTCCCAGCTCGCGGGCGCGATGCGGTAGTCGGCCAGGTCCGCGACCTGCGTCTGCAGCGCGACGCCGCGCTCGGCGGCGAGCCGCTGCGCCTTCTCCAGGCCCACGCGCGAGGCGTCCACCGCGCTCACGTGGTGTCCGAGCGAGGCGAGGTACACGCCGTTGCGCCCCTCGCCCTCGCCGAGGCTGAGCACGCGCGCGCCCGCGGGCAGCCGGGGCGCCACCTCCACGAGGAAGTCGTTGGGGCGGGTGCCGTAGGTGAAGTCGGCGCCGGAGAAGCGCGCGTCCCACTGCTGGGCGACGTTGGGGGGAGAGTCGGACACGGAGGACTCCTTGCCGAAGCGGTCCCCTCTCCCTCTGGGAGAGGGACGGGGTGAGGGATGTGGGTCTCTACCGCGCGCCCCGCTCCACGGGCATCCCCAGCTCGTTCACCGCGAGCATGCCGCCGGCGAGATTGTAGAGCCGGGTGAAACCGAGCGCGGCGAGCGCTTGCGCCGCCCTGCCCGAGCGATTTCCCGAGCGGCAGATGAGCAGCAGCGGCTGCTCGCGGGGCCAGGGGGCGCTGGCCGCCTCCACGGTGGCGAGCGGGACGAGCTCGGCGCCGGGCAGGTGGCCCAGCTCGCCGGTGTACTCGTGGGGCTCGCGCACGTCGACGAGGCGCAGCCCCGGGCCGAGCTGCGCGAGGGCGGTGGGAGGGACGTCGCGGTAGGGGATGGGCAGGGGACTCATCGGGCTCCTGGGGGTGGGGACTGAGGGTAGCCGCAGGCCCGGTTCGCGGGCACGGCGACGTCGATCTTCTTCGGCCGGGGCAGGTGCAGGTTGCGCATCACCTCGACGAACTGCTCGCGGGTCTTGCCGGCGAGGCGCGGGTTGTGTCGCTTCTCCTCGCCCACGCTCGTCACGGTGCGGCCCTGGTAGTCGTGCGCGGGGTAGAGCAGGGTGCTGTCGGGCAGCTCGAAGAGGACCCGGGTGATGGAGTCGTAGAGCTGCCCCGCGTCGCCGTTCTGGAAGTCGGTGCGGCCGTTGCCGCGCACCAGCAGCGCATCGCCGGTGAAGACGCGGCCCGCGAGCGCGTAGCTCACGCTGTCGTCCGTGTGACCGGGCGTCGCGAGCACGCGGAACGTGAGTCCGCCCACGCGCACCTCGTCGCCGTTGCGCACCTGCAGGTCGGCGCAGGCGGCGCCGCCCATGCCGCTCACCACCCGCGCTCCGGTGCGCTCGCGCAGTACGCCGGAGCCGGTGATGTGGTCCGCGTGCACGTGGGTGTCGAAGACGTGGGTGAGCGTGAGGTCCAGCTCCCGCACGAACTGCAGGTCGCGCTCGACCTGCTCGAGCACGGGGTCGATGAGCACGGCCCGCCCGCTCGCCGGGTCGCCCAGCAGGTAGGTGTAGGTGGAGGACTCGGCGTCGAAGAGCTGTCGGAAGATGGGAGTCATGGCTGCTCGCCTTTCCGGGTGAGAGCCAGCACGGACGCAAAGGATTCACCCCTGTCCTGCGGTGCGCTGCGGCCGTCCTCCACGGGCACGCGAGAGTGGCGCGAGAGGCACGGCCTCGAGAGGGAGAGGCCGGGGAGGGAACGGGGCTTCTCCGGGCGGGTGAAGCCGTCCAAGACTCGCGGGACAGGTGTCTCGAAGAGAGACGCCCCTCCCGGGCGCGGACCGGCGCGCGCTGCAGAAAGGTAAAATCCTATTTTACGTTTTTGCGCGACGCGGGCCGCCGCTCCCGAGGGAGCCCACACGCAGAGTGAAACGAGGCTCGGGGCGAGGAGGCGCGCGTAGACCGGCGCTTCTACTCTGCGCGGAGGCGGGGCGGCGCGGAGGAGGCGCGGAAGGAAGCTTCATTCCAGTCCCGAGCTGAGTGGAGCAGGTGGCGAGCCGCCTGGAAGGAAGCTTCATTCCAGGCGGTGACTCGGGGGTGCGCGGGCGCGAAGGCAGGCGTGTCACCCCTGAGCGCAGCTCGGCTGGCGGCGCCCCCCCGCGAGAGGCGCAGACGCTCCGTCGCCCTTCCGGTCTCGACGCCCCTTCGAGCACACTGCGCGCCCCTGGAGGCCCCATGCGTACGCTCTACCGCCCCGTCGGCCTGCGCGAGCTCGAATTGATCCTGGACGCAGACGCGCGCGCCTTCCCGCCGCGGCTGCCGGACCAGCCCGTCTTCTACCCCGTGCTCAACGAGGGCTACGCGGTGCAGATTGCCCGCGACTGGAACACGCCCGACGCGTTCTCCGGCTACGCGGGCTTCGTCACGGCCTTCGACCTCGAGGAGTCCTTCCTCGCGCGCTACGAGCGCAAGGTGGTGGGGGCGTCGCAGCACGAGGAGCTCTGGGTGCCGGCAGAAGAGTTGCGCGAGTTCAATGAACGCATCGTTGCTCGCATCCGTGTGACGCGCGCCTTCTACGGCGAGCGCTACGAGGGGCCTCAGCCGCCGAGCGCCTCCGTCCTCCAGGGGCGCGACCCGCGCGGGCAACTGCGCGTCCTGGGGGCGCTCGACGCGGCAGCACTCGCGCAGGAGGTGGAGCGCAGCTGGAAGCTCGTGCTCGCCAACCACGGCTTCTGGTCCGCGTGCGCACCTGCGCAGCAGGGCCTGTCCGAGGCTCAGGTGGCCAGCGCGCTCGGCGCTCTGCGCGAGGCCTGGGGGCGGCACTACACGGCCCTTCCACTTCCTCCCGGGGAGCTCGCCGCACCTCGCTGAGTGCCGTTGCCGCGAGCCGCGCATGCGGCTCATCGCCGCAGCCGTCCGCGCGCACCGGCCGAACGGGTCGGCTGCCTCGACCGCGAGGCTCTCGGGGACCGCGGAGGCCTCCCCGTCCGAACGCCCGGAGAGAGGCCGGGCAGTCTGTACCGCGCGCGGCCCCCCGCCCGCGCGGGGTTGGCGTTAAGCTGCCCTGTCCCGCGCCCGGCCATGCCCAAGACCCTCGCTCCGCTGCTGCTGCTGTGTGTCGCGCTCACCAGCGTGGGCGTGGGGATGGTGTCCCTGCTGCAGCGCGACCGCGCGCGCCTGGTCCAGGAGTTCGCCACGGACCGGCAGCGCCAGCTGGAGGAGGCCACGCGCGGCGTCGGCCAGGCGCTGCAGGAGATCGGCGACGACCTGCGCTTCGCCGGCGAGCTGATCAGCCAGCCCAGCTCCAGCTCGGACCACAAGCGCGAGCTGCGCGCGCTGATCGAGGTGGTGCGCCCCTACAAGGCCTTCCTGGTGCTGGACGCGGACGGCACCGAGCGGCTGCGGCTGCTGGACCGGCGCGCGGACAAGGGCTTCGCGCGCGGGCCGCACATGACGGCGCTGGTGGAGACGGCGCGGCGTGCGCTCGCGGCGCCGCCCGGCGAGGTGCTCACGTCCCAGCCCATCACCGGCATGCCGCAGGGCGCGTGGCTGCGCGCCTTCGCCACGGCGCTGCCGCCCGGCGAGGACCCGGCGGTGCCCGGCGGCAGCCCCGACCAGCGCCCTGGCGTGGTGGCGGTGCTGGTGGACACCGAGCCCTTCTTCGCGCCCGTGCACCTGATGACGAGCGACTGGGAGAACCGGCTGCTCCTGCTCGGCGCGCACGGGGCGCCCACGCCCGCGAGCGACCCCTGGCTGGTGGAGTGGTACCAGCGGCTGCGCGGGCCCGAGGGCAAGAAGGTGCCCAGCTACGCGAAGCTGCTGGAGCGCATGCGCGCGGGCGAGGCAGGCATCCAGAACCTCTCCGAGGACGAGGCGGACCGCCTGGGGCTGGGGCGCGCGGACGCCGTCGCCGTCTTCACGCCCATCCGCGCGCGCGGCACCAGCCACTGGAGCGTGGCCACGCTGCACTCCACCACCGAGCTGCGCAGCCACGAGCGCGGGCTCGTCTTGCGCCTGAGCCTCGCGGCGCTGCTGGTGACGGTGTTCATCGTCGCCTTCGGCGTGTACGTGCTGCTCGCGAGCAAGCGCGCGGTGGCGCTGCGCGAGTCGCGCCGGCACGCGCTGCGGCTCGCGCACCTGCACGACAAGACGCAGAAGATTTTGGACAACATCCCCACCGGCGTCCTCGCGCTCGCGGCGGACGGGCACATCAGCGCGGTGAACCAGGCGCTGCGCGAGCGGCTGCCGCAGGGCAGCGTGGGCGCGCCGCTCGCCGAGGCCTTCCCGCGCGCGCCCGAGGCCACCATGGCCCGCGTGCGCGCGCTGCTCGAGGCGGCCGTCACCGGAGGCAGCGTCACCAGCGTGCACGGCGAGCCGCTCGCGCTCTTCGGCGAGGAGGGCGTGTACTCGCTCCACGCGGTGCCACTCGAGCCCGCGGACCCCGAGGTGCGCACGCTGCTCGTGGTGGAGGACCTCTCCAACGTGCGCGCGCTCGAGTCGCAGCTGCTGCGCGCGGAGAAGCTCGCCACGGTGGGTGTGCTCGCGGCCGGCATCGCGCACGAGATCGGCACCCCGCTCGGCGTCGTGCGCGGGCGCGCCGAGTACGTGCAGGGAAAGCTCGGCCCCGCGCACCCGCAGAGCGCGGGCGTGGGCGTCATCGTGGAGCAGATCGACCGGGTGAGCCGCACGCTGCGCCAGCTGCTGGACTTCGCGCGCCTGCAGCGCGCGGTGGTGCGTCCGGTGCAACTCGCGCCCCTCGCGCGCAGCGTGCAGGAGCTGCTGCGGCTGGAGGGCGCGCGGCGCAAGGTGGCGCTCGAGCTGCAGCTGCCGGAGGCGCCGCTGCCGCCGCTCGCCGCGGACCCGGACCAGCTGCAGCAGGTGCTGGTGAACTTGTGCCTCAACGCGCTGGACGCCTGCAGCGAGGGCGGGCGCGTGTGCCTCGGCGCGAGCGCGCCCGCGCCCGGCGAGCACTGGGGCCTGGTCGCGCTGCGCGTGCAGGACGACGGCTGCGGCATCCCCCAGGAGAGCCTCAACCAGGTGTTCGACCCCTTCTTCACCACGAAGAAGCGCGGCCAGGGCACGGGGCTGGGCCTGAGCATGGTGGCGCAGATCGTGCGAAACCACGGCGGCCGGGTGGAGCTGGAGAGCGCGCCGGGCAAGGGCACCTGTGTGACCTTGTGGTGGCCGGTGGCGGAGCCCACGGGCAGCGAGACGGCGACGAAGCGCGAGGGCAGCGTGAAGGAGGAGCAGCGACGTGTCGGGTGAGTCAGGCCGGGGCGGGCAGCAGGGGCACCTGCTGGTGGTGGACGACCACGTGGAGATGGGGCGCATGCTCGCCGACCCGCTGCAGGACGCGGGCTACAGCGTGGAGCTGGCCACGAGCGGCCAGGACGCCATCGCGCGCGTGCGCGCCCGGCCCTTCGACGCGGTCCTGAGCGACCTGCGCATGGAGCAGGTGGACGGCTTCGACGTGCTCGCCGCCGTGCACGCGGTGGACGCGGAGACGCCGGTGCTGCTGATGACGGCCTTCGGCGGCGTGGAGAGCGCGGTGGAGGCGATGCGCCGCGGTGCCTACCACTACTTCACCAAGCCCTTCCGCCTGGACGAGGTGCTGCTCTACCTGGGCCGCGCGCTGCGCGACCGGGCGCTGCGCGCGGAGAACCGGGCGCTGCGCCAGGCGGTGCGCGAGCAGCAGGGCTTCAGTGCGCTCGTGGGCCGCAGCGCCCCGATGCGCGCGCTCTACGGGCTCATCGAGCGCGTGGCGCACTCGAGCGCCCCGGCGCTGCTGCGCGGCGAGAGCGGCACCGGCAAGGAGCTGGTGGCGCGCGCGCTGCACTTCGAGGGGCCGCGCAAGGGCGGGCCCTTCGTCGCCGTCAACTGCACCGCCTTGCCCGGCGCGCTGCTGGAGAGCGAGCTGTTCGGCCACGTGCGCGGCTCCTTCACCGGGGCCACCACGCCGCGGCGCGGGCTCTTCGTGGAGGCGGACGGCGGCACGCTGTTCCTCGATGAAGTGGCGGACATGGCGCCCGAGCTGCAGGCGAAGCTCTTGCGCGTGCTCGAGGACCACGAGGTGCGCGCGGTGGGCGCGGACAGCGCGCGCCGTGTGGACGTGCGCATCGTGGCGGCGACGCACCAGGACCTCGAGGCGCGGGTGAAGGACGGGCGGCTGCGCCAGGACCTCTTCTACCGCCTCAACGTGGTGACCCTGCGCCTGCCCCCCTTGCGCGAGCGGCGCGAGGACATCGCGCTGCTCGTCGAGCACTTCCTGCAGGCGGCGCGCGCGCGCAACCCGCGCGCCCGGGTGAAGGCGCTCGCGCCGGACGCGCTCGCCGCGCTCTCGCAGCTGCCCTTCCCCGGCAACGTGCGCGAGCTGGAGAACCTGCTCGAGCGGCTCGTGGTGCTGGGCGGCGAGGAGGTGGTGGACCTGGAGACCCTGCGCCTGCACGCACCCGGAGCGGGCGAGGCGCCGCACCCCCTGCAGCGCGCCCAGGCGCAGATCGTCACCCTGCGCCAGCTGGAGGGCGAGTACATCGCCTGGGTCGTGGCGCAGTGCGGCGGGAACAAGACCCGCGCCGCCGAGCTGCTGGGCATCGATGTGTCCACCATCCACCGCCGCGAGCGCGAGCGGGATGGCAATGCGCCACGGTAGCGTGGCGCGTTGCCAGGGTGGGGGTGGGGGAGTGGGTCCAACCCCCTGAAGTCCGGGCGCAAAGGGCCGGGGCACGCACCTTGCTGAAGCGTGTCTGTCCATGCGCACGAAGCCACAGCCCCCCTGCGCCCGCGTGCAGGGGGCGGACGCCCACCTCACGGCGCTGCTCGCGGACGTGCTGCGCGACGAGGGCGTGCAGGTCGCCGCCGGTGCCGCCGGTGCCGCGCCGGACCTGACGCTCGCGCTGGTGAGCCGTCCGGAGGCGCTGCCGCGGGCGCTCGCGCACACCCCGCAGGCGCCGGTCATCGTGCTGCTCCCCTTCGCGGAGGAGCGGCTGCAGCGCCGGGCGCTGGAGCTGGGCGCGCGCGGCTGCTTCGCGCTGGGGCAGCCGCTCGAGGCGCTGCGCGCGCTGGTGCGCGGCGTGCTGCACGGAGACTTCGCAGGCGAGGCAGCAGCAGCGGCACACGGGGGGGAGACGGCATGAGCAGCGGCAGGCCCACGCATCTGAAGCTGGTGACCTCTACCGGACTGAGTGCGCCTGGAGTGCGCGCTCCCGGGCTGCCGCTGCGCGAGGAGGCGCGGCAGGTGATGCTGCGGGTGGTGTCCGGCGGCAGCGGCGCGCTCGCGCCGGTGCGCCTGCCCGCGCCCGCGCCCCGCCGCCGCGCGCCGCTCCCCGAGCTGCGCTCCGGCGAGCGCCTCCTGCTGGACGACGACGAGGTGCTGATCACCACGGAGCGCTTCGTGGTGG is drawn from Aggregicoccus sp. 17bor-14 and contains these coding sequences:
- a CDS encoding sigma-70 family RNA polymerase sigma factor — protein: MKRSERELIEAAKAGDSRALEELLARHEKQVYRFGLRMCGSEEDAKEVLQETLLAAFRGLHAFRGDAELSTWLYTLARTHCLRARRPRAGAPKELQPLDAPDAQQVPAHEGGPDARAHARQMGEVLQAAILALPEPARETLVLRDVEGLSAEEAAQVVGIEVRALKSRLHRARLQLRENLSTLLGERGEDAPGAGCPELAQELAAYAAQEIDQAACVRLEEHLSRCPRCAAACDALKSTVSLCRRIPGDEVPAQVRAAVRQALARAVPTV
- a CDS encoding class I SAM-dependent methyltransferase — its product is MSDSPPNVAQQWDARFSGADFTYGTRPNDFLVEVAPRLPAGARVLSLGEGEGRNGVYLASLGHHVSAVDASRVGLEKAQRLAAERGVALQTQVADLADYRIAPASWDAVVCIFCHLPPPLRSRVHREVVQGLRPGGLVLLEAYTPAQLGRGTGGPPVAELLYTPAQLREDFAGLELLTLHELERDVREGRLHTGRAAVVQLVARKAG
- a CDS encoding rhodanese-like domain-containing protein, whose translation is MSPLPIPYRDVPPTALAQLGPGLRLVDVREPHEYTGELGHLPGAELVPLATVEAASAPWPREQPLLLICRSGNRSGRAAQALAALGFTRLYNLAGGMLAVNELGMPVERGAR
- a CDS encoding MBL fold metallo-hydrolase, producing the protein MTPIFRQLFDAESSTYTYLLGDPASGRAVLIDPVLEQVERDLQFVRELDLTLTHVFDTHVHADHITGSGVLRERTGARVVSGMGGAACADLQVRNGDEVRVGGLTFRVLATPGHTDDSVSYALAGRVFTGDALLVRGNGRTDFQNGDAGQLYDSITRVLFELPDSTLLYPAHDYQGRTVTSVGEEKRHNPRLAGKTREQFVEVMRNLHLPRPKKIDVAVPANRACGYPQSPPPGAR
- a CDS encoding nitrogen regulation protein NR(II) yields the protein MPKTLAPLLLLCVALTSVGVGMVSLLQRDRARLVQEFATDRQRQLEEATRGVGQALQEIGDDLRFAGELISQPSSSSDHKRELRALIEVVRPYKAFLVLDADGTERLRLLDRRADKGFARGPHMTALVETARRALAAPPGEVLTSQPITGMPQGAWLRAFATALPPGEDPAVPGGSPDQRPGVVAVLVDTEPFFAPVHLMTSDWENRLLLLGAHGAPTPASDPWLVEWYQRLRGPEGKKVPSYAKLLERMRAGEAGIQNLSEDEADRLGLGRADAVAVFTPIRARGTSHWSVATLHSTTELRSHERGLVLRLSLAALLVTVFIVAFGVYVLLASKRAVALRESRRHALRLAHLHDKTQKILDNIPTGVLALAADGHISAVNQALRERLPQGSVGAPLAEAFPRAPEATMARVRALLEAAVTGGSVTSVHGEPLALFGEEGVYSLHAVPLEPADPEVRTLLVVEDLSNVRALESQLLRAEKLATVGVLAAGIAHEIGTPLGVVRGRAEYVQGKLGPAHPQSAGVGVIVEQIDRVSRTLRQLLDFARLQRAVVRPVQLAPLARSVQELLRLEGARRKVALELQLPEAPLPPLAADPDQLQQVLVNLCLNALDACSEGGRVCLGASAPAPGEHWGLVALRVQDDGCGIPQESLNQVFDPFFTTKKRGQGTGLGLSMVAQIVRNHGGRVELESAPGKGTCVTLWWPVAEPTGSETATKREGSVKEEQRRVG
- a CDS encoding sigma-54-dependent transcriptional regulator → MSGESGRGGQQGHLLVVDDHVEMGRMLADPLQDAGYSVELATSGQDAIARVRARPFDAVLSDLRMEQVDGFDVLAAVHAVDAETPVLLMTAFGGVESAVEAMRRGAYHYFTKPFRLDEVLLYLGRALRDRALRAENRALRQAVREQQGFSALVGRSAPMRALYGLIERVAHSSAPALLRGESGTGKELVARALHFEGPRKGGPFVAVNCTALPGALLESELFGHVRGSFTGATTPRRGLFVEADGGTLFLDEVADMAPELQAKLLRVLEDHEVRAVGADSARRVDVRIVAATHQDLEARVKDGRLRQDLFYRLNVVTLRLPPLRERREDIALLVEHFLQAARARNPRARVKALAPDALAALSQLPFPGNVRELENLLERLVVLGGEEVVDLETLRLHAPGAGEAPHPLQRAQAQIVTLRQLEGEYIAWVVAQCGGNKTRAAELLGIDVSTIHRRERERDGNAPR